From Bombina bombina isolate aBomBom1 chromosome 1, aBomBom1.pri, whole genome shotgun sequence:
ctatttaatagctaaaatagttaaaataattacaaatttacctgtaaaataaatcctaacctaagttacaattaaacctaacactacactatcaataaataaattaaataaacaacctataattatctacaattaaacctaacactacactatcaataaataaattaaatacaattcctacaaataaatacaatgaaataaactaactaaagtacaaaaaataaaaaagaactaagttacaaaaaataaaaaaatatttacaaacattagaaatatattacaacaattttaaactaattacacctactctaagccccctaataaaataacaaagccccccaaaataaaaaaatgccctaccctattctaaattactaaagttcaaagctcttttaccttaccagccctgaacagggccctttgcggggcatgccccaagaagttcagctcttttgcctgtaaaaaaaaaacatacaatacccccccccccaacattacaacccaccacccacatacgcctaatctaacccaaaccccccttaaataaacctaacactaagcccctgaagatcttcctaccttgagtcgtcttcacccagccgagccaaattcttcatccaagcggagcaagaagaggtcctccatccggtagaagtcttcatccaagcggggcagaagaggtcttccatccgattgaagtcttcatccaagcggaatcttctatcgtcatccatccggagcggagcgacagcatcctgaagacctccgacgcggaacatccatcctggccaacgactgaacgacgaatgacggttcctttaaattacgtcatccaagatggcgtccctcgaattccgattggctgataggattctatcagccaattggaattaaggtaggaacattctgattggctgatggaatcagccaatcagaatcaagctcaatccgattggctgattggatcagccaatcggattgaacttgattctgattggctgattccatcagccaatcagaatattcctaccttaattccgattggctgatagaatcctatcagccaatcggaattcgagggacgccatcttggatgacgtaatttaaaggaaccgtcattcgtcgttcagtcgtcggccaggatggatgttccgcgtcggaggtcttcaggatgctgcctctccgctccggatggatgacgatagaagattccgcttagatgaagacttcaatcggatggaagacctcttctgccccgcttggatgaagacttctaccggatggaggacctcttcttgctccgcttggatgaagaatttggctcggctgggtgaagacgattcaaggtaggaagatcttcaggggcttagtgttaggtttatttaaggggggtatgggttagattagtggtatgtgggtggtgggttgtaatgttggggggggtattgtatgtttttttttttacaggcaaaagagctgaacttcttggggcatgccccgcaaagggccctgttcagggctggtaaggtaaaagagctttgaactttagtaatttcgaatagggtagggcatttttttattttggggggctttgttattttattagggggcttagagtaggtgtaattagtttaaaattgttgtaatatatttctaatgtttgtaaatatttttttattttttgtaacttagttcttttttattttttgtactttagttagtttatttcattgtatttttttgtagaaattttatttaatttatttattgatagtgtagtgttaggtttaattgtagataattataggtagtttatttaatttatttattgatagtgtagtgttaggtttaattgtaacttaggttaggatttattttacaggtaaatttgtaattattttaactattttagctattaaatagttcttaactatttaatagctattgtacctggttaaaataaatacaaagttacctgtaaaataaatattaatcctaaaatagctataatatcattataatttatattgtagctatattaggatttattttacaggtaagtatttagctttaaataggaataatttatttaagaagagttaattaatttcgttagattaaaattatatttaacttaggggggtgttagtgttagggttagacttagctttaggggttaatacatttattagaatagcggtgagctccagtcggcagattaggggttaataattgaagttaggttcggcgatgttagggagggcagattaggggttattactatttattatagggttagtgaggcggattaggggttaataactttattatagtagcggtgcggtccgctcggcagattaggggttaataagtgtaggcaggtggaggcgacgttgaggggggcagattaggggttaataaatataatataggggtcggctgtgttaggggcagcagattagggttacatagctataatgtaagtggcggctctttgcggtcggcagattaggggttaataattgtaggtagctggctgcgacgttgtggggggcaggttaggggttaataaatataatataggggtcggcggtgttaggggcagcagattaggggtacataagtataacgtaggtggcggtcggcagattaggggttaaaaaaatgtaatcgagtgtcggcgatgtgggggggcctcggtttaggggtacataggtagtttatgggtgttagtgtactttagagcacagtagttaagagctttatgaaccggcgttagcccagaaagctcttaactactgacttttttctgcggctggagttttgtcgttagatttctaacgctcacttcagacacgactctaaatgccggagttagaaagatcccattgaaaagataggatacgcaattgacgtaaggggatctgcggtatggaaaagtcgcggctgaaaagtgagcgttagacccttttttgaatgactccaaataccggcggtagcctaaaaccagcgttaggagcctctaacgctggttttcacggctaccgccaaactccaaatctaggcctaagttaggcaTGGGCGCACCTTTTATTTCTTGATTCCTGTCCATATCCATTTAAAGAGGTTTTTAGATACATGTTAATTGTGACACACTGATAGCCTACTCTCTGTCAGGTTTGCGAACATCTAAAGAACCTTActtatatatttcatatttagaCTATTAGAAACCACACACTAGCTTCTGCTTATGCTGAGTGCCCACTATATGAAAATGCAGCTTCTACTGCTTACTATTCATAGCCGTGTTAGCCGCATCTACATAATGTAAATGGCTGCACAGCCCTGCTATTCTACATGAGAGTGAGTGCCGTGGCTTCTGATTGCctctacagcagtgctttccaagctgtgtgtcgtgacacattagtgtgtcggcagcagtgtgtaggtgtgtccctgcttcagcacaaatatttttgaatttaaattttttttggtttccgcctttccgcctgcttgctacgcatatcacatggttgacacgtgattgatacctagtgggtcacagatcatcttaaccttttggcacagctcagtgggaactgaaactattcccattggcggcacattggctcctgactgcacgtgtagtctcctcaatcggctcgtgactgcatttgtagtcagtgagtgggatagcagtgtgtttgcagcacgggcagtagtcactCAGACTCTCAGAGCTCTGAAGGCAGCAGCTTTAACGCTGAGCTggtcagtgtttgtttgtttttttgcagctagctcccagtagagcattgcttaaaaatgcttgatgatgaaatgcaagtgtctttatctaatattccacccaATATTCAGAagctgtgttcatcccatcaaacctcatacatcccattaaaatattaagtagctattggtgttaaacttttttttttaattcttgcacatacttactgttacttgtaaatgcattttattatataatttatgtatgcgtacgtatctcttaaaacaagttagtttaacctcctgtttgctactacaactgaattactgtgacgcaaaatgatgtaggtctaaaaagtgtgtcaccaacatgaaaagtttggaaagctctgctctacagcttgctgtgtaataaaaaaaacaattctttGTGAACATAAGTGGAGGACCAAGAGGGTAAGCAATTGAGGGGTTATAGAAGTTTTAATAGAGAGTGAGTAGAGGTCCTATACTGGTATAGATGATGATAAGCATTTTGAAAGCATGTTGcaattaaaagataaataaaaaataaggcctttgaggcccatttatcatgctccatatggagcttgtgggcccatcaATCAacccgagtacgatcaggttgattgacacctccctgctggcggcccattggccgcgagtctgcagggggtggcgttgcatcagcagctcttgtgagctgctggtgcaatgctgaatacggagagtgtattgctctccgcattcagcgaggtcttgcgaacctgatccacactgtcggatcagatccgcaagacctttgatacataggccccttagTGTCCCTTTTgcacctgggtttgttgagccctgtaaCTGAGGTCAGACTGAAAGTCCTAAACTTACAACAAAGATCATTTGCATAGTGTGTTTGCTTGCAAATACATTTAATCTGTGTATATGATGATCTTATAATGAGGTCATATACAAAATGGAACATTAGAACATTTTTTGTTGCatactttttttctgtaaaacatGTTGCTGTATTGAGAAGAAACTGTTTCTGTCCACCAATAACAGtgattttattcaatttttttatttcttgctgtGTTTTTACAATACAAATATACTATAGATAAGttgtgtaataaaattataatgcCCTAAGACCTTACTATAACTTTATGTACAGTAATTTAAATGAACATGAAAGTcagaattacattttcatgattcagatagtgcatgcagttttaaaacacatttaaattcacttctattatcaaaattacttAGTTATCCTGGTATTTATTTTTGAAAGCATATGCAGATATCCTCAGCAGCAACAATTCAGTAgttgaagctagctggtgattggcggctgcacatatttgtctcttgtcattggctaataagatatgttcagttagcttccagtagtgcattgctgctctggagctgaccgtAGCTTTAATTGTGTATAAAACATAGttattatatgcaaacaatagtgcaataataaagtgctcCAATATGTTAGAGCTTACCACAATTTAATTGACCAATACAATATAATGGACAAGGTAAAATAtgattttaataaacatttaaaagacAACAATGTCTACAGATACAAAACGTTTTATtcagaaatatgtttttatttagggCTACATGTTTCATTATGACAGGTACTTGTTATGCTTTTGAGTCTTTGCTGTTCTCTGTCTCCTTGGCACTATCTGTAGTCTCAGTGCTCTGTATGCTCTTATTTGTTCCTGAAAGCTGGATAGGGACTGTCCTTTCCTGACCAGCAGGGGGAGCCACTCGTGGGGCTTCTATACGTAGCTGTCCATCAGCAGACACAGTGCAGCTCAGCTCATCCACGTTAATATCCTGGGGAAGATCGGACTCCTTTCTCAAGATTTGACACTTGTATGAGAAAGAGCCTCTGCCATCATCTGTCTTTGATTCTTTTGCCCCAGTCACCAATAGCTTTCTCCCCAGGATTTTGACTGTCAGCTCTTGGGGTGAGAAATCCCCAACTCCCAGACACAGCATGAAGCCTCCATCTTTTGATGTCTCACAAGAGCCTTGCACAGGGAGGGTCTTGTCCTGTTGAAGTGTTATCTCCTGCATGAGCTGCTGGTGAAACTGGTCAAGCTGTTGCATCCTCTCTTTTATTGCTGCTACTGTCCTGGtcatctcctgttccaccacagaAAAGAGGTCTCTGGATGCTGGCCACAGAGGCTGCAACAGGAGGCTGAGAGGGCTAACACTGGACATCCTTGAGAAGGGCGTACAAAGCATGGTGATCTCAGGTTGTAGATGTCCCTTCAAGTTGTTTAGCTGGTTCTCTTTTTTGTTGATTCTATTTACTGAAGGCTGTGAACAACAGATTTTATACCCCTTACAGATTCTTCCAGCCccttcctgcattcgccggcaatGCCATAGTATATAAACAGATCGTGCTACATAACACTGTCACTCAGATTCCCAGcctcataaactaaattaacactGTTGACTTCACCAGCCAAAATATGCCCACATGTCACTGTCAGCTGTGTTCTTCATTCCTAAAGTGTGAGCTGTGTCACTGTtacatgattgttttttttttccttcattcaGTGAACACTTCATCTATATTACTGATAGCCTAACACAGTTAATAGCTTCTCAATCTCTTCCATATTTTATAGAAGATGGATTTGAAATGAATTTAGCTTTTAAAGGGTTCAAGAAAATGTAGCCTATAATAGATATTATTCTTCAAGGTTCACAAATGACATACATTACTTATTTATAGAGTACTAAGCATATTCAGCCATCGAGGGCAATGCTCTGGcaagtttacattttaaaaaagggaTGTGAGAAAACCAGACATAAGTTAGAGGGACATTGtatactaattttttctttgcataaatgtgttgtagatgatccatttatatagacctcctgggagtgtttttgtaagaatgtatagttctgcttatttttaaataacattctgctgattttcagactcctaaccaagccgcaAACTTTAGTTGTATATActgactgatgtctacagactccttggttgtgtaatgggtcttttcatatgcagggaagggggggtttGTGTTTGCctattcctgctttcccagcccctttcagtgtgtgtcccagcctaacctcatcagcagtgctacattgggaacttctaagtaagttttaaaaggctttatactagattttttgatcattatctgtgcatattcattcttctttatagtagtgtctgttatatgacattatatgaaaattggtgtgcactgtcccAAATATAAGTAATCTGTTTATTAAACAGCTTCTTTTGGAATCAGGATGACAGAGGTTTGTGTTAAGTGGGAGCTAAAAGTTCAGATTTTCAGTACTATTAAAAATTAAGCATAGTGGCAAATAAGCAATGATGATTTCAGAGCACTGTCTCTGAAGGATCAACTCGATACTTACAGATAGACAAACAGCTTAAAATAGTTAATATGGATACTGTT
This genomic window contains:
- the LOC128641617 gene encoding heat shock protein beta-11-like; the protein is MLCTPFSRMSSVSPLSLLLQPLWPASRDLFSVVEQEMTRTVAAIKERMQQLDQFHQQLMQEITLQQDKTLPVQGSCETSKDGGFMLCLGVGDFSPQELTVKILGRKLLVTGAKESKTDDGRGSFSYKCQILRKESDLPQDINVDELSCTVSADGQLRIEAPRVAPPAGQERTVPIQLSGTNKSIQSTETTDSAKETENSKDSKA